From Coffea arabica cultivar ET-39 chromosome 2e, Coffea Arabica ET-39 HiFi, whole genome shotgun sequence, the proteins below share one genomic window:
- the LOC113730461 gene encoding thaumatin-like protein isoform X2 codes for MKLSILGATKKIPASDGIQLIIVNNCKESVWPGILGTAGHQTPNDGGFHLSTGEQIVVEVPEKWSGRIWGRQGCCFDEQGKGSCQTGDCTGLLECMGTGGLPPATLVEMTLGTAQNQLHYYDVSLVDGFNLPVSMIPVGGGVGCGVAACEANVNACCPAALVVRRRGKVVGCKSACLATKAPRYCCTGEYGSRGSCKPTVFSNLFKAICPRAYSYAQDEPAGLKRCRAPRYVITFCPPHKTLR; via the exons ATGAAATTAAGCATCTTAGGTGCAACTAAGAAGATCCCTGCCTCAG ATGGAATTCAACTTATAATAGTGAACAACTGCAAAGAGAGCGTATGGCCTGGGATTCTTGGCACTGCAGGCCATCAGACCCCGAACGATGGCGGATTCCATCTGTCTACCGGCGAACAGATAGTGGTAGAAGTGCCCGAGAAGTGGTCCGGCAGAATATGGGGCAGGCAAGGCTGCTGTTTTGATGAACAGGGTAAAGGTTCATGCCAAACCGGAGACTGCACGGGCCTCCTTGAGTGCATGGGCACCGGGGGGCTGCCCCCAGCAACACTAGTAGAAATGACGCTAGGAACTGCACAGAATCAGTTGCACTACTATGATGTGAGTTTGGTTGATGGTTTCAACCTCCCCGTCTCGATGATTCCGGTTGGTGGCGGCGTTGGCTGTGGAGTGGCGGCCTGTGAGGCAAATGTGAATGCGTGCTGTCCTGCGGCCTTGGTGGTGAGAAGACGAGGGAAAGTGGTGGGATGCAAGAGCGCCTGTCTGGCCACAAAGGCACCTAGATATTGCTGTACCGGGGAATATGGTAGCCGGGGAAGTTGTAAACCAACAGTTTTCTCCAATCTGTTCAAGGCCATCTGCCCCAGGGCATATAGCTATGCACAAGATGAACCAGCTGGGCTTAAGAGATGCAGAGCGCCACGGTATGTCATAACCTTTTGCCCTCCTCACAAAACATTGCGCTAA
- the LOC113730461 gene encoding thaumatin-like protein isoform X1, producing MQMNLYFFGIFCFLALLSQSNGIQLIIVNNCKESVWPGILGTAGHQTPNDGGFHLSTGEQIVVEVPEKWSGRIWGRQGCCFDEQGKGSCQTGDCTGLLECMGTGGLPPATLVEMTLGTAQNQLHYYDVSLVDGFNLPVSMIPVGGGVGCGVAACEANVNACCPAALVVRRRGKVVGCKSACLATKAPRYCCTGEYGSRGSCKPTVFSNLFKAICPRAYSYAQDEPAGLKRCRAPRYVITFCPPHKTLR from the exons atgcaaatgaatttatattttttcgGCATTTTCTGCTTCTTAGCATTACTCTCCCAGTCAA ATGGAATTCAACTTATAATAGTGAACAACTGCAAAGAGAGCGTATGGCCTGGGATTCTTGGCACTGCAGGCCATCAGACCCCGAACGATGGCGGATTCCATCTGTCTACCGGCGAACAGATAGTGGTAGAAGTGCCCGAGAAGTGGTCCGGCAGAATATGGGGCAGGCAAGGCTGCTGTTTTGATGAACAGGGTAAAGGTTCATGCCAAACCGGAGACTGCACGGGCCTCCTTGAGTGCATGGGCACCGGGGGGCTGCCCCCAGCAACACTAGTAGAAATGACGCTAGGAACTGCACAGAATCAGTTGCACTACTATGATGTGAGTTTGGTTGATGGTTTCAACCTCCCCGTCTCGATGATTCCGGTTGGTGGCGGCGTTGGCTGTGGAGTGGCGGCCTGTGAGGCAAATGTGAATGCGTGCTGTCCTGCGGCCTTGGTGGTGAGAAGACGAGGGAAAGTGGTGGGATGCAAGAGCGCCTGTCTGGCCACAAAGGCACCTAGATATTGCTGTACCGGGGAATATGGTAGCCGGGGAAGTTGTAAACCAACAGTTTTCTCCAATCTGTTCAAGGCCATCTGCCCCAGGGCATATAGCTATGCACAAGATGAACCAGCTGGGCTTAAGAGATGCAGAGCGCCACGGTATGTCATAACCTTTTGCCCTCCTCACAAAACATTGCGCTAA